From Oncorhynchus keta strain PuntledgeMale-10-30-2019 chromosome 8, Oket_V2, whole genome shotgun sequence:
ATTGGTCAAACCGAATGGCATCACCAGGTATTCATAGTGTCGACTAGCAGTGTTAaaggctgtcttccactcgtcaccTTCCTGTAACTGTACCAGGTGGCAGGTCTTACTTAGAGAAGATAGTGGTCCCCTGGAGCGGCTCGAAAGTCGATGCGATGAGTGGTAGCGGGTAACGTTTTTTTTAACTGTGATGTCATTGAGGCCCAGGGAGTCGATGCACGGGCGCCGAGGGGGAGGCAGAAGGATGGATACCCCCTGCAGCCAGGAAGTTCTCGATGCAcgtctccatagccttggtctccggaCCCGACAGTAAATACAGCCGTAGTGTAGTGCACGGGAGAAGGTCGATCCTGTAGTCATAGGGTTGATGCGGAAGAAGCGAAGTGGCCCGGGCCTTGCTGAAAACCTTCCAGAGATCCTGGTACTACCACAGGAACAGTTGAGAGGTCAGAGGCTTCTTCCGAGCCTACAGGAAGGTGTTCCCGAGGCAGGCTGCGCCAACTTCAGGCGATGGGCATGGCAGAACGGGCTCCAGCCCCCAATAGTACCCACAGTCCAGTTGATAAGGGGATTAGAGCCAAGAACACCCCAATACCATGTGAACCTGAGGAGACTTGATGAGCATAAACTGTATAGACTCACTGTAGTTCCGGGACACACGCAGGTAGATAGGAGTAGTATTGTGGGTAACCCTGCTTATGGAGTGCCCATCCAGTGCTCTAACGTCCAGGGGactggagaggggctgagtggggatgcccagctcAGACACCAGGGTAGCGTCCATGGAACTCTCGttggccccagagtcaatgagaacCCAGAGAGATTTAGACTGAGTCACCCAACAGCAGGTTGGCATGGAGAGGGGTGCGAATAAGTGGAGAAGAAAAACTCAGTGTGGCATCCCAGAGTACTCATAAACTACTGATGAGCCTGGTCTATTTAAAGGACCGGTAGACAATCCACAGAATTGCTTCAGCACTGTATTCAAGGCACAGTCTTGAATACAGTCCATAAGACCTCTGAGTATCTCCTCATGTCTATTAATGGTGGCTCCATGAGAGGAGATGGCGTTGCGGAGCTGGTCTGAGTCTGCAGGGTAAGTCATCACCAGTTCATactatcagacctcaggataagacccagatgcagacagttataaaagtttattacaaaaacagggagcaaatgacaggtcaagggcaggcagactCAGaccagtaatccagagcagagtccgaaaggtacagaatggcaggaaggctcagggtcagggcaggcagaatagtcAAATCTGGGAAAACTAGAAAACGGGGACTAGAGAGAAAAACACTGGTCGGCTTGACAAGACacactggcaacagacaaacaagaGACAAGCGAAACAGTGTGACAAAGATTATTGATTGAAATTCCACCAACAGTGGTTGGACTTTTATTTGTGTTTCTTGTCTTTACCTATTTTATTtgactaggaaagtcagttaagaaaaattctAATTTCCAacaatggcctaggaacagtgggttaactgccttgttcagggacagaacaaaagatttgtaccttgtcagctcagggatttgatctagcaacctttcagttactagtccaacactctaaccactaggctacctgccaccccaaatgtTTTGTTCTAATGACAGCTTTAACGATGTATGTTATTATAAGTGTCATTGCAGAAAGCTCTTACTATCTGTGACCACATGCTGTagggaaattccatggtaacagtgaTGCTGACACTGAGATttctcactttaaaatgtattccAAACAAAACACCAATGATTGCAAATTTTAACACACCATataactctatgcacaaggactacttttaaaaATGTCCACTGAAAGATTGACAAAAGCATATTTACTTAagcagtgcagatgcaaagttttctgtgaaaattgttaaaagtagtcctcgTGCATTGAATTGTATGGTATGTGGAATTGGCCTGTACTAATTAAATctaatcaaaacaaatcaaattgtatctgtcacatgctccgaataaaACAGGAGTAGACCTTACTgaaattaaccaacaatgctgttttaaattaactaaagtaaaaaatgacacaataaaataaaaataacgaggctatatacaggggtaccggtaccatgtcaatgtgcgggggtacaggttagttgaggtcatttgtacatgtaggtaggggtaaagtgactatgcatagataaacagcaagtagcagcagtgtaaaaacaaaagggATAAAAAGGGTTGTTTTGAGGCTAGGTGCAGTTTCTGGTCATGGGGGGTACATTATAgagtatataaaacacaggaaaatcttGTTTTTGGCTGCACTGGGCCTGTCAGAGGATTTGTTGTTCATATTTAtaattactgagaggagacaatTTTGCATCATCTCTCACCATGGCATAATTTGATTATCTCTAGATCAGTATGGTATGGACGAATTTCCAGTAGGATATAACCTTGATTTGAAAAGGACAGCAATTAAGCAGCTTGTCAAGTCAGTCTGAAATCAACTGATCTGTCATGGTCATTCTCACATACATAACCCTCTAAATTATTTGGATGAAATCCTTATATCAATCAATTAAAGAGCATTTCACAAGTCTGTTAAGTATAGTTCTCCTAAATTAGATGTTGTGTAAAATTGAACCTACCATTCTGATGCAATTATGAAATGGTCTCATCTGAACAAGCCAAACTTGGCACAGGAACAGTGAACACAAGGACTGCTAGTCCCCTGCTGCTGTCTGTTGATTGTTGAGCTCTTTCCCTGTAAATCATGTTTATCTGCCTACAGaggaaatgtggaggctattcTTAGCCTGATTGGCCCGCTTTAAAGGGAAAGGGAGGCAGATCTCTGGCAGTGTACTTACTGTGTCTCGTTGGAATCTCCAGTATGATTAATTGTATGTCTCATTTGATAAGACAGATTCAAATGAAACATAGTGGGAAAATGGGAGAATATTTATTTGTTCACTTCCTTTGGatgttatttttgtttgtttttttgcgaAAGTAACATTGATTTAGAGGCCTGGCATTTAACCATTGAGAATAGATCAGATTATGGAAAAACTTCAAATAAATTACCCTGTATGAGGTTTGGTTCAGATCACCATAGGCACAAACATGCTCACTATACTGCCGCCATTGACCTCGACAGAGTAAACCAGCTGTGGTATACTTCAAGCGTATTATTGAACTTTTTCCTAATTGACTGGACAATGTTTTGGGCCATAAGTCAGTTTACATAGTGTTGCACTGCTGCATGTGAATTAATACTGTATTTGAAACTTCCTTtgacctgctccctctctctttgatCATCAGAGTCctaatattttgtgtgtgtgtgtgtgtgtgtgtgtgtgtgtgtgtgtgtgtgtgtgtgtgtgtgtgtgtgtgtgtgtgtgtgtgtgtgtgtgtgtgtgtgtgtgtgtgtgtgtgtgtgtgtgtgtgtgtgtccgtgcgccTTTACACCTGCGTCTTCTCTCCGCAGGTACATTCGTGTCGGCCTTCACGGTGCTGTGCGGAGCGCGGACGGACCTGCCCGACCGCCACATATGCTGTGTGTTCTGGCTGAACATCGCAGCAGCCTTCATCCAGATCCTCACGGCCATCGTCATGGTGGGCTGGATCATGAGTATATTCTGGGGCATGGACATGGTCATCCTGGCAAGTATGTGTCACGATGTATCATGCCTTTAGACGTGATTGATTTCACTTTTGAAAGTCTATGTGTATAAAGCTTATTGTTGTGTATCACAGGTCTATACAGGACATTTTCGAGCAGACCATCATAAGACGGGTCAGAAAAGGTCCAGAAAGGTCATATCGTACCCCACACATGTACTGAACACAGATTTTCAGCTGATGCCATTAGGGTGGTGTTATAGGTTGCCTAGATGCAGGCTGAACATATACAAACATTCCTTTGTCCCCCCACTGTCAATAAAAATGTCTAAACAGTAAAAGAGACACCGAGGTAGGACTGGAGCCTGGCCCATAGGCCTTAAATCACCAATAAAATGttcggacacacctactcattcaagggtttttctttatttttactatgtttgacattgcagaataatagtgaagacatcaaaactatgaactaacacatgcggaatcatgtagtaaccaaacaagtctaagacaaatcaaaatatattttatgtttgagattcttcaaagtagccaccctttgctttgatgacagctttgcacatcttggcattctctcaaccagcgtcatgaggaatgcttttctaacagttgaggtcgggtgattgtggaggccaggtcttctgatgcagcactccattactctccttctttctgatgcagcacttcattaCTCTCATTctttctgatgcagcactccattactctccttctttctgatgcagcactccattactctccttcttggtcaaatagcccttacacagcctggaggtgtgttgggtcattatcctgttgaaaacaaattatagtccctcTAAACACAAATCAGATaagatggcatattgctgcagaatgctgtggtagccatgctggttaagtgtgccttgaaatctaaataaatcacagacagtgtcaccagcaaagtaccccccaccatcacacctcctccatgcttcacagtggaaaccacacatgtggacatcattcgttcacctactctgcgtttcacaaagacaccgcagttggaaccaaaaatcttaaatttggactcatcagaccaaaggacagatttccaccggtctaatgtccattgctaatgtgacttggcccaagcaaggctcttcttcttattggtgtcctttagtagtggtgtctttgcagcaattcgaccttGAAGGtctgattcaagcagtctcctctgaacagttgatgttgagatgtgtctgtaacttgaactctgtgaagcatttatttgggctgcaatctgagctgcagataactgtaatgaacttgtcctctgcagcagaggtacagtggttcttccttcaAAAGTTTTGAGCTTATGCCGTGAtcgttagtggtagatggtgcCATTCTGTCATTGCACCACTCCATCACAAGGTGGAGTTAGAACGCTGATCTATCGGTAGTCTAAACTGTGGCAATTAATGGAGGCATTTTCAGTCTGAAAGTCTCTCCTCTGGCACTAGAgtcctgcatcaggcaacaaccACAAAAACTGTTGGTGGTCCTGGAGTTAAGAGAGAACTTGGGTAAAtaccaaataaaaaataaaataaaattatctttatttaaccaggtaggccagttgacatttacatttacatttaagtcatttagcagacgctcttatccagagcgacttacaaattggtgcattcacaagttgaacaagttgtcatttacaactgcgacctggccaagataaagcaaagcagtgcgacaaaaacaacaactcagagttacacataaacaaatgtacagtcattaacacaaaagaaaagaaaaatatacaaatctatgtacagtgtgtgcaaatgtagaagagtagggaggtaggcaataaataggccctagaggcaaaaataattacaatttagcattaatactggagtgatagatatgcagatgatgatgtgcaagtagagatactggggtgcaaaatagcaagagggtaagtaataatatggggatgaggtagtcagGTGTACTATTTACAGGTActgtgatcggtaagctgctcagacagctgatgtttaGAGAGGGAggtataagactccagcttcagagatttttgcaattcgttcatgtcattggaagcagagaactggaaggcaaggcggccaaaggaagtgttggctttggggatgaccagtgcaatatacctgctggagcgcgtgctacgggtgggtgttgctatggtgactagtgagctgagataaggtggggctttacatAGCAAAGACgtatagatgatctggagccagtgggtttggcgacggatatgtagtgagggccagccaacgagagcatacaggtcgcagtggtgggcggtatatggggctttggtgataaaacggatggcactgtgatagactacatccaatttgctgagtagagtgttggggctattttgtaaagggtgcgggcagcaatcggttgaagagcatgcacttagttttactagcatttaagagcagttggaggccacgtaaGGAGTCTTGTATggtgttgaagctcgtttggaggtttgttagcacagtgtctaaagaagggccagatgtatacagaagggtgttgtctgcatagaggtggatcagagactcaccagcagtaagagcgacatcattaatatatacagagaaaagagtcggcccgagaattgaaccttgtggcaccctcatagaggctgccagaggtccggacaacaggccctctgatttgacacactgaactctatctaaCTCAATGGGGAAATTTCACTTGACATGTGGACTGACGATTTTCAAAAAAATAGGCACGGtgggcttttggtttctctccctctaaaatcAGAAATAAATCATCGAaatggctttatttacaaattaggaAGAATGTCTCACCGCATGTTCAAGAATGTCCCACCCTATGTTCAAGGATgtccttttatttaactaggcaagtcagttaagaataaattcttatttacaatgacagcctaggagcagcgggttaattgccttgttcaggggcagaacaacagatttttaccttgtttgCTCacggattcgatctagcaacctttcagttactggcccagccctaaccactaggctacctgccaccccacgtTACAATtgctcactttcggttatttgaaatgaaatcatctccaaaatagagttgttgttttttaaagccatagaaagttggtttCACTTTCagttataaaataaataaaacaaggaacttgtctgtcggccctgcattgaagaccaaaattggttaaagaaaattggtTAAAAATATATACCACCATCTTTTGCACATGTCATTTTCTTTTCATTATGCATCCTTATTTACAAAGCtatcattattattgttattattattaaccctGAATTATAATTAGAGTAAAAGACccttagatattctcacagaGCAAATTTGCCCTACAtaaaatgccccttagatatgCCCCTTAGATATGCCCCTTAGATATGAATTTAGATTGctccaatcctctaaatgtaattattggctGAGAGTCACGTCATTGGCGGAGAATCAGGCGGCATTGGCGGAGAATCAGGTGGCATTGGTGGAGAATCAGGCGGCATTGGTGGAGAATCAGGCGGCATTGGCGGGGTTGAAAAGGGCCACGAACGATCCATGCCAGGCAAACATGCAGATGCTTATTTCAACTACATTTTAGTTGCAACAAATATACTGTCGGCCTACCGTAGgtgacatgagtctcactagtgttcaGTAATGTGCTTTTAAAAGTGTTGTaggtcttttatttatttatttatttatctgtaaCATTTACTACATGAAGGTCTACTTACTCTGCTGGCGTCTTGACCCAGTTTATGCCcttatacatttaaactcagtttttcacaattcctgacatttaatcatagtaaaaactccccgtcttaggtcagttaggatcaccacgttattgtaaggatgtgaaatgtcagaataatagcagagagaataatttatttctacttttatttctttcatcacattcccaatgggtcagaaatttacatacactcaattagtatttggtagcattgccttgtggttgaaaaatgaggtttcatgactccaacctatgtgtatgtaaacttcctgtttcaactgtatgtatatatgtgtttaTTTATGTGGAAGCAGCAGCACACTTTAATTTTCCAGGTCAAATATCCCCATAGGACAATAAATTGTATCATATCATGTGTTCATGGACAGTGTTATGAGTTTTTCTTGACCACATGTCCTGTCCAGGAACACTCCTGTTCATAGAGGGTTGGTATGGTATTATAGTAATACTCTGTCCCTGAACACTTTCCAGCCACAGCCCCAACATATAGATGTTCTTTTGTGTGGTTTGATGGATCGCGTAATTATCTATCGCCCTCTCTCTTCATTGCTCACTGCAGATTGAATTGCATTGCTAAATGCGTTTTTATGAATGAGAATGTCAAAATACTAGAATTTTGGCTCCCATTGTGCATGAGTTACTTGGCGTATAGACCTCACTTAGCGTTTGTGGCTGGGACCTACTCTTTGTTATTATTTCTGTCGGCACTGTAAACTGTGTTGGCTGGAACC
This genomic window contains:
- the LOC118386929 gene encoding protein stum homolog isoform X2, which gives rise to MLKMDQKDTDMNEKGVTSSTSGVVVQVREKKGPLRAAIPYMPFPVAVICLFLNTFVPGLGTFVSAFTVLCGARTDLPDRHICCVFWLNIAAAFIQILTAIVMVGWIMSIFWGMDMVILASLYRTFSSRPS